A region of Rhodamnia argentea isolate NSW1041297 chromosome 9, ASM2092103v1, whole genome shotgun sequence DNA encodes the following proteins:
- the LOC115739689 gene encoding uncharacterized protein LOC115739689: MELPGSDKLKTMWELWDIRVFMLVSLSLQVVLTLLTPWRKRTGNVVVISMIWSVYLLADWVAAATVGKISTKQINRCQPSENSVIATLWAPFLLLHLGGPDTISSFSLQDNELWPRHLCGLVLQDGAALYVFLKSLPGDKLLSLSTMLVLIAGTIRYAERIQALYAASSGGFGDSVFRKPDPGPKYEKVVEIYNSLKLSGLPTQFVTIQRRESSYLPRAPNEQAAPIHEKSQRAVLETGYQFFETFKGLIVSYVFTAKERQQSRNFFLYQEARHAFRLVEVELSFLYEVLHTKTFVLRHKWGWIWRLISYCSILSAFASFYAVGKDGFRKSDVIITYLLFSAAVSLDVISLFTLLLSDRTAIAIKKKWYDPILRMMSNRKRWSGKVSQCNLLEFCLHKESETLNTIAELVRMRGRLDKIRLSFWLRNPKVDNHLEEFIFKELRRRSLVAKDVATASKISSHRGNWALSDAGIDLNSELYSSIVEVPYAQSVLLWHIATTLLWCEDERKKGGEEKREVEGSPYREICKTLSDYVFYLLVLQPNMMSALSSNWQLMLQDTCAEAKRFWKNLDERRADLETTCGKILEVDTPVKPVYVKGYASKSVLFVACGLARCLRDELDSSKWKIMGGVWVELLSYAANNCKVDVNAERPSKGGELLTIVWFLLNHLGLGKQFDADDGARVQIVVKK; the protein is encoded by the coding sequence ATGGAGCTACCGGGTTCTGACAAGTTGAAGACGATGTGGGAGTTATGGGATATCCGGGTGTTCATGCTGGTCAGTCTCTCACTCCAGGTCGTGTTGACGCTGCTGACGCCCTGGAGGAAACGCACCGGAAACGTGGTTGTGATCTCGATGATCTGGTCGGTCTACTTGCTTGCCGACTGGGTGGCTGCCGCCACGGTGGGCAAGATTTCCACCAAGCAAATCAATCGTTGCCAGCCCTCTGAGAACTCCGTTATAGCGACCTTGTGGGCACCTTTCCTCCTACTCCACTTGGGAGGCCCTGACACCATCAGTTCCTTCTCTCTCCAGGACAACGAGCTGTGGCCTAGGCACCTTTGCGGGCTTGTTCTGCAGGATGGCGCCGCCCTTTATGTCTTCCTTAAGTCGCTTCCAGGAGACAAGCTGCTGTCGCTGTCGACCATGCTCGTGCTTATTGCAGGGACCATTAGGTACGCCGAGCGAATACAAGCCCTGTATGCAGCGAGCTCGGGTGGATTCGGGGATTCGGTGTTCCGGAAGCCAGATCCAGGACCCAAATACGAGAAAGTTGTGGAGATCTACAATTCCTTGAAACTGAGCGGCCTGCCGACGCAGTTTGTGACGATCCAGCGGCGCGAAAGCAGCTACTTACCTCGTGCTCCCAATGAGCAGGCAGCCCCGATCCACGAGAAATCACAGAGGGCGGTCCTAGAAACTGGGTACCAGTTTTTTGAGACCTTCAAGGGACTCATAGTCAGCTATGTCTTCACCGCCAAAGAGCGCCAGCAGAGCCGCAACTTCTTTCTCTACCAGGAAGCCCGACACGCATTTCGGCTGGTAGAGGTGGAGCTCAGCTTCCTGTATGAGGTCCTCCACACCAAGACATTTGTCTTGCGACACAAATGGGGATGGATCTGGCGCCTCATCAGCTACTGCTCCATCTTGAGTGCCTTCGCCTCATTCTATGCAGTCGGGAAGGATGGATTCCGCAAGTCAGACGTCATCATCACCTACCTCCTGTTCTCTGCAGCAGTTTCCCTAGATGTGATCTCCCTCTTCACACTGTTGTTGTCTGATCGAACCGCCATTgccataaaaaagaaatggtacGATCCCATTTTGCGAATGATGAGCAATAGAAAGAGGTGGTCAGGAAAGGTGTCCCAATGTAATCTACTAGAATTCTGTCTGCATAAAGAGAGCGAAACCCTTAACACGATTGCTGAACTCGTGCGTATGAGAGGTCGTCTGGATAAGATTAGGCTAAGCTTTTGGCTGCGCAATCCTAAGGTGGACAACCATCTAGAGGAGTTCATCTTCAAGGAGTTGAGAAGGAGATCCTTGGTCGCCAAGGATGTCGCAACGGCTTCTAAGATTTCTTCCCACCGAGGCAATTGGGCTCTTTCGGACGCTGGCATAGATCTGAACAGCGAGTTGTATAGTAGCATTGTTGAAGTTCCCTACGCTCAAAGCGTCCTACTGTGGCATATAGCCACTACGCTCCTCTGGTGTGAGgacgaaagaaagaaaggcggcgaagaaaaaagagaagttgaggGCAGCCCATATCgagaaatatgcaagacactCTCGGACTACGTGTTCTATCTTCTGGTCTTGCAACCCAACATGATGTCCGCCTTGTCGTCCAATTGGCAGTTGATGCTCCAAGACACCTGCGCGGAGGCCAAgagattttggaaaaatttggacgAGCGCCGCGCTGATCTGGAAACCACATGCGGGAAGATTCTCGAAGTGGATACGCCGGTTAAGCCAGTTTATGTCAAAGGTTACGCGAGCAAGTCTGTGCTATTTGTTGCTTGTGGCCTCGCGAGATGCTTGAGAGACGAGCTCGATTCGAGTAAATGGAAGATAATGGGAGGAGTGTGGGTCGAGTTACTGTCCTATGCTGCGAACAACTGCAAGGTGGATGTAAACGCAGAGCGGCCGAGCAAGGGCGGTGAACTTCTGACCATCGTCTGGTTTCTGTTGAACCATCTGGGCTTGGGAAAGCAATTCGACGCCGATGATGGGGCTAGGGTCCAAATTGTAGTGAAGAAGTAA